One region of Acidimicrobiia bacterium genomic DNA includes:
- a CDS encoding amidohydrolase family protein yields MAIRDESRLRYIDSDGHILEPPTAMLDFAPTGYRDRIWHTERDADGTEYTVWNGQRTPSTGLAGTAGFSDEQVEKVRNGELTYSQTRPSGWKPALRLRDLDTDGIDVSVLYPTMLLGLQSVHDIEFGRVQARVYNDWCADHLKEGQGRLYGAGALPPMHDALDVQGVVEEIHHVAELPGMVSVFMRPNPTIDWRYFNDPVYDPIWSALQDSELPVAFHPFLAPDLPGACNGLKLARMRNPDGSYQTIEEYETAKSKAEEEQGTFVPNIYFTQAIANPVDVMSAICYITAGGVAERFPGAKFIFLEANGGWLIPWLERLDHHTKKFSWDVPWLKMLPSEYFRRQCWISFDPDESMLAFTANSPLCGADRIIWASDYPHPDAKFPGVTQELTEALAGLAWDQKRTITSESARALYGID; encoded by the coding sequence ATGGCGATCAGAGACGAAAGTCGGCTCCGGTACATCGACTCCGACGGGCACATCCTCGAGCCGCCCACGGCGATGCTCGATTTCGCGCCGACCGGGTACCGCGACCGCATCTGGCATACGGAACGCGACGCTGATGGCACTGAGTACACCGTGTGGAACGGTCAGCGAACGCCGTCGACTGGTCTAGCGGGTACAGCTGGCTTCTCCGACGAACAAGTCGAGAAGGTTCGTAACGGCGAACTGACGTACAGCCAGACCCGGCCCTCGGGATGGAAGCCAGCACTGCGTCTGCGGGACTTGGACACGGACGGCATCGACGTTTCGGTGCTGTACCCGACCATGCTGCTCGGCCTCCAGAGCGTGCACGACATCGAGTTCGGGCGAGTGCAAGCGCGCGTGTACAACGACTGGTGCGCCGACCATTTGAAGGAGGGACAGGGCCGTCTGTACGGCGCCGGCGCCCTTCCACCGATGCACGACGCCCTCGACGTCCAGGGTGTGGTCGAGGAGATACATCACGTGGCCGAGTTGCCGGGCATGGTGTCAGTCTTCATGCGCCCGAACCCGACCATCGACTGGCGTTACTTCAACGACCCGGTCTACGACCCAATCTGGTCGGCCTTACAGGACTCTGAGCTCCCCGTGGCGTTCCATCCGTTCCTGGCACCCGACCTCCCCGGCGCCTGCAACGGGCTCAAGCTCGCCCGGATGCGCAACCCCGACGGCAGCTATCAAACCATCGAGGAGTACGAGACGGCCAAGTCGAAGGCAGAGGAGGAACAGGGGACCTTCGTTCCGAACATCTATTTCACCCAGGCGATCGCCAACCCGGTCGATGTGATGAGCGCGATCTGCTACATCACGGCGGGCGGTGTGGCGGAACGCTTTCCGGGCGCGAAGTTCATCTTCCTCGAGGCGAATGGCGGCTGGCTCATCCCGTGGCTCGAGCGGCTCGACCACCATACGAAGAAGTTCAGCTGGGACGTGCCCTGGCTGAAGATGCTGCCGTCGGAGTACTTCCGCCGGCAATGCTGGATCAGCTTCGACCCGGACGAGTCGATGCTCGCGTTCACAGCCAACTCGCCACTGTGCGGTGCCGACCGCATCATCTGGGCGTCCGACTATCCACACCCCGACGCGAAGTTCCCCGGTGTCACCCAGGAACTCACGGAGGCGCTGGCGGGATTGGCATGGGATCAGAAGCGGACGATCACCAGCGAAAGCGCGAGGGCGCTATACGGAATCGACTGA
- a CDS encoding amidohydrolase family protein, with product MELPKIISVDDHVVEPSHVWQTWLPERYREKGPRVERRRWGAFRLKRGAKYEMTEDPEGEWGDAWIYEDNVIYVQKKFVAIPKSATPGDDLSKFDKTVMTMTPITYDDMRSGCYDAKERKKDFELNGVDGSLPFPTFPRFCGQTFEEAEDKDLALACVKAYNDWMVEEWCDPSIGINIPLCIIPLWDVELAAEEIGRNAARGVRAVCFSELPTRLNLPSIHTGYWDPMFAVCNDTGTTVCMHVGSSSTDPFSSADAPAGVTSMVGFNNSMASLGDYLFGGKMAQFTKLKIAYSEGQIGWLPYALERADTVWEEHNAWQHSKRLCPEPPSTYYYNRVFGCFTWDRHGVKSLDETGENNICFETDYPHTDTTWPNSKEYCEKMLADVDDEQKYKIVRGNAIRMLELNRV from the coding sequence GTGGAGCTGCCGAAGATCATCAGCGTCGACGACCACGTGGTGGAGCCTTCTCATGTCTGGCAGACGTGGCTCCCGGAGAGGTACCGGGAGAAGGGGCCCCGTGTGGAGCGCAGGCGGTGGGGCGCGTTCCGGCTCAAGCGCGGCGCGAAGTACGAGATGACCGAGGACCCCGAGGGCGAGTGGGGTGACGCCTGGATCTACGAGGACAACGTCATCTACGTGCAGAAGAAGTTCGTCGCGATCCCGAAGTCGGCGACGCCGGGGGACGACCTGTCGAAGTTCGACAAGACGGTCATGACGATGACCCCGATCACCTACGACGACATGCGTTCCGGCTGTTATGACGCCAAGGAACGCAAGAAGGACTTCGAACTCAACGGTGTCGACGGGTCGCTGCCGTTCCCGACGTTCCCGCGGTTTTGTGGCCAGACGTTCGAGGAGGCCGAAGACAAGGACCTCGCGCTCGCGTGCGTGAAGGCCTACAACGACTGGATGGTCGAGGAGTGGTGCGACCCGTCGATCGGCATCAACATCCCGCTGTGCATCATCCCGCTCTGGGACGTGGAGCTCGCGGCCGAGGAGATCGGGCGCAACGCGGCGCGCGGCGTACGGGCGGTGTGCTTCTCCGAGCTCCCGACGCGGCTCAACTTGCCGAGTATCCACACCGGCTACTGGGATCCTATGTTCGCGGTGTGCAACGACACCGGCACGACCGTGTGCATGCACGTCGGCTCGTCGTCGACCGACCCGTTCTCATCGGCGGATGCGCCCGCGGGCGTGACAAGCATGGTCGGGTTCAACAACTCGATGGCCTCGCTGGGCGACTATCTCTTCGGCGGGAAGATGGCGCAGTTCACGAAGCTGAAGATCGCGTACTCCGAGGGCCAAATCGGGTGGTTGCCATACGCCCTCGAGCGAGCCGACACCGTATGGGAAGAGCACAACGCCTGGCAGCACTCCAAGCGCCTGTGCCCCGAGCCGCCCTCGACCTATTACTACAACCGCGTGTTCGGCTGCTTCACGTGGGACCGTCACGGCGTGAAGTCACTCGACGAGACCGGTGAGAACAACATCTGCTTCGAGACCGACTACCCGCATACCGACACGACGTGGCCGAACTCGAAGGAGTACTGCGAGAAGATGCTCGCCGACGTCGACGATGAGCAGAAGTACAAGATCGTTCGCGGAAACGCGATCCGCATGCTCGAGCTCAACCGCGTCTGA
- a CDS encoding ABC transporter substrate-binding protein, with translation MALLTTISLAGAIGASGAGAQNPPVNQPGVTSTEIRVGGVATVTQDPTGNTLGTAFDGTSAYFSYINSMGGVCGRKLVLASKRDDALSNNREQVQGLVTSDNVFAVLPVAVDLFTGADLLVSQKIPTFGWDIQAEWGSEANRPGPPNLFGAAGSFINFTSPGPTGFPDLWLAQKLGKKRIGAIAYAVPQSSGAADVIEATAKQFPNAAKVVFKDTSVPFGGVDYSAQVAKMVQNKVDLVVPTLDANGAFLLGREMKKQGLNVPMILPNAYNQARIQKNADVANGNYVFTLFAPFESTPKPAGLQLYQKWIKRSGGTASENSVYGWLNADLFVRGLKAAGCDFTRQKVVDAVNQMTNYTADGFIAPVDWTKAHQQASGCFTWVKIVNSKFKPMFGQPGKPFLCIPPGATSIPANPPAVP, from the coding sequence TTGGCGCTGCTCACGACGATCTCGCTCGCCGGCGCGATCGGCGCTTCGGGGGCGGGCGCACAGAATCCGCCGGTCAACCAGCCGGGCGTGACCAGCACCGAGATTCGGGTCGGGGGAGTGGCGACGGTCACGCAGGACCCGACGGGAAACACGCTTGGGACAGCCTTCGACGGCACGAGCGCGTACTTCAGCTACATCAACTCGATGGGCGGGGTGTGTGGTCGCAAGCTCGTTCTCGCTTCGAAACGTGACGACGCACTGTCGAACAACCGGGAGCAGGTGCAGGGGCTGGTCACCAGCGACAACGTGTTCGCAGTGCTTCCGGTGGCCGTCGACCTGTTCACCGGCGCGGATCTGCTCGTCAGCCAGAAGATCCCGACTTTTGGTTGGGACATCCAGGCTGAGTGGGGGTCTGAGGCCAACCGGCCGGGGCCGCCGAACCTGTTCGGTGCAGCAGGGTCGTTCATCAACTTCACGTCGCCGGGGCCGACCGGCTTCCCGGATCTTTGGTTGGCGCAGAAGCTGGGCAAGAAGCGCATCGGTGCGATCGCCTACGCCGTGCCCCAGTCCTCGGGGGCCGCGGACGTCATTGAGGCGACCGCCAAGCAGTTCCCGAACGCCGCAAAGGTCGTGTTCAAGGACACGAGTGTCCCGTTCGGCGGCGTGGATTACAGCGCGCAGGTTGCCAAGATGGTGCAGAACAAGGTCGACCTGGTGGTCCCGACCCTCGACGCGAACGGCGCGTTCCTCCTCGGACGCGAGATGAAGAAGCAGGGGCTCAACGTCCCGATGATCCTGCCGAACGCGTACAACCAGGCGCGCATCCAGAAGAACGCGGACGTCGCCAATGGGAACTACGTGTTCACGCTCTTCGCGCCGTTCGAGAGCACGCCCAAGCCCGCGGGGTTGCAGCTCTATCAGAAGTGGATCAAGCGGAGTGGGGGTACCGCGAGCGAGAACTCCGTCTATGGGTGGCTGAACGCGGATCTCTTCGTGAGGGGTCTGAAAGCAGCAGGATGCGACTTCACCCGCCAGAAGGTCGTCGACGCCGTCAACCAGATGACGAACTACACCGCCGACGGTTTCATCGCCCCCGTCGACTGGACCAAGGCCCACCAGCAGGCTTCCGGCTGTTTCACTTGGGTGAAGATCGTGAACAGCAAGTTCAAGCCAATGTTCGGTCAGCCCGGGAAGCCGTTCCTGTGCATCCCGCCGGGCGCGACATCGATTCCAGCCAACCCCCCGGCGGTCCCGTAG
- a CDS encoding ABC transporter permease, with protein MTDLVGYVIRGIPFGCVFALMAVGLTLTYKTSGVFNLAFAAQAYASAAVFYQLNVNEGWALIPAFVVAVVVVAPLIGFVLDRFLFRYLRTAPTVAKLAVSLGLLVAIPGIVQLWFGSGAAFAPPVLWTEQFAIYHFGGYAITGAEAVTVVATAASVVGLTVLFRYSNIGLQMRAVVESPRMTELAGINADRVGALAWVMSSLFAGLAGVLLAPLFGELLPANFTVLLVAAIAAAAFGRLTSIPLVLAGGLLLGILQGILAGYLPTGSILAQGLRPSLPFVMLFLLLLFLPGLQKRAEITDPLSGVDPPPPGLAAAQRSRGLTTATHAFGVTVVAIGLVIACFGLSDFWLLLVTKAVVFGIIFLSITVITGMAGQISLCQATFAAVGGFTVAQFVDRWDLPVLLTVLAGTVLAAIVGGLLAIPVLRLSGIYLALATLAFAMMFDSVFVPLDWVSGGLFPLKVPRPGFLVGGRAFFLFSVVVLGVVGTLVILVRRGTTGKYLDALRGSETAAAAIGINATRSRIIAFALSAGIAGLGGGLLATFDGQANYAANFTPFFGLFWLVIVVTLGVRTVEGAIQAGLALALFPELLNTLGISPEYQFILFGLGALTFARHPEGLLEFAKRRQLDAIQRMIDRRQRGGRAPDLPPGAAELPAVPAPVPTTPDVA; from the coding sequence GTGACCGATCTCGTCGGTTACGTCATCCGTGGCATCCCGTTCGGGTGCGTCTTCGCGCTGATGGCGGTGGGCCTCACCCTGACGTACAAGACGTCGGGTGTGTTCAACCTGGCGTTCGCGGCGCAGGCGTACGCGTCCGCCGCGGTCTTCTACCAGCTCAACGTCAACGAAGGGTGGGCGCTCATCCCGGCGTTTGTCGTCGCGGTAGTTGTCGTGGCGCCGCTCATCGGCTTTGTCTTGGACCGGTTCCTCTTCCGGTACCTGCGCACTGCCCCCACCGTCGCCAAGCTCGCCGTGTCGTTGGGCTTGCTGGTGGCGATACCAGGGATCGTGCAGCTCTGGTTCGGCTCCGGGGCGGCGTTCGCGCCGCCCGTGCTCTGGACCGAGCAGTTCGCCATCTACCACTTCGGCGGCTACGCCATCACCGGCGCCGAGGCAGTCACTGTTGTCGCGACCGCAGCGTCGGTCGTCGGCCTGACGGTTTTGTTCCGCTATTCGAACATCGGGTTACAGATGCGAGCGGTGGTCGAGAGCCCGCGGATGACCGAGCTGGCCGGTATCAACGCGGATCGGGTGGGGGCCCTCGCGTGGGTGATGTCGAGCCTGTTCGCGGGGCTGGCGGGCGTCCTGCTGGCACCGTTGTTCGGGGAACTGCTCCCCGCCAACTTCACGGTGCTGCTCGTCGCGGCCATCGCGGCGGCGGCCTTCGGTCGGCTCACGAGCATCCCGCTGGTCCTCGCCGGTGGGCTGCTGCTCGGCATCCTCCAAGGCATCCTCGCCGGTTATCTGCCCACCGGCAGCATCCTGGCGCAGGGTCTGCGACCGTCGCTGCCGTTCGTCATGCTGTTCCTGCTCCTGTTGTTCTTGCCCGGGCTGCAAAAGAGGGCGGAGATCACCGACCCGCTGTCGGGGGTTGATCCGCCCCCGCCAGGACTGGCCGCCGCGCAGCGCAGCCGCGGTCTGACGACGGCGACGCATGCGTTCGGCGTGACGGTGGTGGCGATCGGCCTGGTGATCGCCTGTTTCGGGTTGAGCGACTTCTGGCTCCTGCTCGTAACCAAGGCGGTGGTGTTCGGCATCATCTTCTTGTCAATCACGGTGATCACCGGCATGGCGGGCCAGATCTCGTTGTGCCAGGCGACCTTCGCCGCCGTGGGTGGGTTCACCGTCGCGCAGTTCGTCGACCGATGGGACCTCCCGGTGCTGCTCACCGTGCTCGCGGGGACAGTCCTGGCGGCGATCGTGGGCGGGTTACTGGCGATCCCCGTGCTTCGTCTCAGCGGTATCTACCTGGCGCTGGCCACGCTGGCGTTCGCGATGATGTTCGACAGCGTCTTCGTCCCGTTGGACTGGGTCAGCGGCGGCCTCTTCCCGCTGAAGGTGCCCCGCCCCGGGTTCCTGGTCGGAGGCCGAGCGTTCTTCCTCTTCAGCGTCGTCGTGCTCGGCGTGGTCGGGACCCTCGTGATCCTCGTACGCCGAGGCACGACGGGGAAGTACCTGGACGCGCTCCGCGGGAGCGAGACCGCCGCCGCCGCGATCGGCATCAACGCGACGCGATCACGAATCATCGCGTTCGCGCTCTCCGCCGGCATCGCCGGGCTCGGCGGCGGCTTGCTCGCGACGTTCGACGGCCAGGCGAACTACGCCGCGAACTTCACCCCATTCTTCGGGCTGTTCTGGCTCGTGATCGTCGTGACCCTCGGAGTCCGAACTGTCGAAGGCGCCATCCAAGCCGGCTTGGCGCTCGCACTGTTCCCCGAGCTCCTGAACACGCTCGGCATCTCACCCGAGTACCAGTTCATCCTCTTCGGGCTCGGTGCACTCACCTTCGCCAGGCACCCCGAAGGGCTCCTCGAGTTCGCCAAGCGAAGACAACTCGACGCGATCCAGCGGATGATCGACCGACGCCAACGCGGTGGCCGAGCCCCGGATCTCCCGCCCGGGGCAGCGGAGCTGCCCGCAGTGCCCGCGCCCGTCCCGACGACGCCCGACGTTGCGTAG